The following DNA comes from Candidatus Hydrogenedens sp..
TGGAAGAGAACTCCATAAAGAATTCTGAAAATAACCCCAATGAAGATGAAACAAACAACTTATTTTTATATCCTTTTTGGATAGGGGTTTTTCTCGCAAACTTAATGTCAATTATTCCTCGTTCTACTTATGCTGAACATCTAAAAAAATTGGTTTCAAACAATGAACTTCGCTTTTTATTTGAAGATACAGTTAGTCCCGTCCTAACAGGAGACCCGGCAACAAAGTTTTCCTGGCCTTCCGCAATGATGGCTTTTACTACAGCCGGTGTTTTTTTACTGTTTGCGTGGACCTATTTCTGGAAACATCGTATCTCTTTACTTATTATTTCTCAAGGAATATGTGCTATTACATTTTTCCTTTTATCTGAAACAAAAAGTATCCTTTTAATATGTTTATCTTTTGCCGTAATCGGTGCGAACCATGGTTTAACCTTTTTTGCTAGTACCTATTATAGTGTCAACAATCCTGTTCTTCGACATGGAAGGGCTTCCATTAATGAAGGGCTCGTAGGATTAGGTGGTGTCGTGGGAAGTCTTGTCTTCGGTTTTTTAGTAGATAAATATGGGGTGACAATATCTTACAAATATATAACATTTCTTGTAATTTTTGTTATACTGACCGAATTATTGCTTTTTTATTACCTTCGCAAAAA
Coding sequences within:
- a CDS encoding MFS transporter, which translates into the protein MFHKRIMSFFLLCQVGFWVDFAIMAGVVALPFLILEHIPNGNTAISGNVFAIQMATYTITCLIMSRVVGKSKNILSWARWGVIIFTFSYPFYPFFPYKYAFYLLSAIAFIGMAISWPAFYAWVGTETNEAKRQRNLAFFNIAWSLGFTISPLVAGPLYDIDFRLPYILIFFISILSFIFLLFIQNENSHYNLEENSIKNSENNPNEDETNNLFLYPFWIGVFLANLMSIIPRSTYAEHLKKLVSNNELRFLFEDTVSPVLTGDPATKFSWPSAMMAFTTAGVFLLFAWTYFWKHRISLLIISQGICAITFFLLSETKSILLICLSFAVIGANHGLTFFASTYYSVNNPVLRHGRASINEGLVGLGGVVGSLVFGFLVDKYGVTISYKYITFLVIFVILTELLLFYYLRKKVKLLHDNRKD